A DNA window from Mesorhizobium sp. C432A contains the following coding sequences:
- a CDS encoding HAD family hydrolase, translating to MPQPDLVIFDCDGVLVDSEIIAARVEAELLTLAGYEISAEEYAETYAGLTFKDIMMRVEQKSAIPFQASMIDRAEELVDRKLRSDVRAIDGVREAVAAVTAPRCVCSNSRLERIEFMLEKVGLLPFFAGRIFSALEIPSKKTKPAPDVFLIAAQQLNANPANTFVIEDSVHGVTGARAAGMRVIGFTGAAHSYPGHADVLTEAGAETVIRRWAELKSVVAALSEWSDA from the coding sequence ATGCCCCAGCCAGATCTTGTCATCTTCGATTGCGACGGCGTGCTCGTCGATTCCGAAATCATCGCAGCCCGCGTCGAGGCCGAATTGCTGACCTTGGCCGGATATGAAATCTCGGCTGAGGAATACGCCGAAACCTATGCCGGACTGACCTTCAAGGACATCATGATGCGGGTCGAGCAAAAATCCGCCATCCCGTTCCAGGCCTCGATGATCGACCGGGCCGAAGAGCTGGTCGACCGCAAACTGCGCAGCGACGTGCGCGCCATCGACGGCGTGCGCGAGGCGGTCGCCGCGGTCACCGCGCCGCGCTGCGTCTGCTCGAACTCACGCTTGGAGCGGATCGAGTTCATGCTCGAGAAAGTGGGCCTGCTGCCGTTCTTCGCCGGCCGGATTTTTTCAGCGCTGGAAATACCAAGCAAGAAAACCAAGCCCGCGCCGGATGTGTTCCTGATCGCGGCGCAGCAACTCAACGCCAATCCGGCAAACACCTTCGTCATCGAGGATTCGGTGCACGGCGTCACCGGCGCCAGGGCCGCTGGCATGCGCGTGATCGGCTTCACCGGCGCCGCGCACAGCTATCCCGGCCATGCCGATGTGCTGACCGAAGCCGGCGCCGAAACCGTCATCCGCCGCTGGGCCGAACTGAAAAGTGTGGTTGCCGCTCTGTCGGAATGGTCGGACGCCTGA
- a CDS encoding DUF1801 domain-containing protein → MKVSMSSKDEGGASASERIDARIRELDDWRGKTLASLRKTILDADPEIIEEWKWMGSPVWSRDGMIAVGNAHKDKVKLTFSHGASLPDPDRLFNNGLNGKVWRAIDVAEGDEIDADALKALVRAAIAYNRAKKKPAKSAKAKD, encoded by the coding sequence ATGAAGGTCAGCATGTCGAGCAAGGACGAGGGAGGCGCCTCTGCCTCCGAGCGGATAGATGCCCGAATCCGGGAGCTGGACGATTGGCGGGGCAAGACGTTGGCCAGCCTGCGCAAGACCATCCTCGACGCCGACCCGGAAATCATCGAGGAGTGGAAGTGGATGGGCAGCCCGGTATGGTCACGCGACGGCATGATCGCCGTCGGCAACGCTCACAAGGACAAGGTGAAGCTGACCTTTTCTCACGGCGCCAGCCTGCCGGATCCCGACAGGCTGTTCAACAACGGGCTCAACGGCAAGGTGTGGCGCGCCATCGATGTGGCGGAGGGCGACGAGATCGATGCGGATGCGCTGAAAGCGCTCGTCCGTGCCGCGATTGCCTACAACAGGGCAAAGAAGAAACCGGCCAAGTCGGCCAAAGCCAAGGACTGA
- a CDS encoding DUF1801 domain-containing protein — MAKAPGKSKVAKPAPDKPEKPVLLSGGNPQIPKAYGDAPVQAYIAAMPGWKSDVGRWIDALIVSAVPSVCKAVKWNSPFYGIEGEGWFLSLHCFTRYVKVAFFRGTSLDPVPPGGSRQKEVRYLDIHEGEEIDEARFASWVSQASRLPGEKM, encoded by the coding sequence ATGGCCAAGGCGCCGGGAAAATCGAAGGTCGCAAAACCGGCCCCAGACAAGCCGGAAAAGCCGGTCCTGCTTTCGGGCGGCAACCCGCAGATCCCGAAGGCCTATGGGGACGCTCCGGTGCAGGCCTATATTGCTGCCATGCCGGGCTGGAAAAGCGATGTCGGGCGCTGGATCGACGCACTTATCGTCAGCGCCGTCCCCAGCGTCTGCAAGGCGGTGAAGTGGAACTCACCGTTCTATGGCATCGAGGGCGAGGGTTGGTTCCTCAGCCTGCATTGCTTCACCAGATACGTCAAAGTCGCCTTCTTTCGCGGCACGTCGCTCGATCCTGTGCCTCCCGGCGGTTCCAGGCAAAAGGAAGTGCGCTATCTCGACATCCATGAAGGCGAAGAGATCGACGAAGCCCGCTTCGCCTCCTGGGTGAGCCAGGCCAGCCGATTGCCCGGCGAGAAGATGTGA
- a CDS encoding VOC family protein, giving the protein MKIKLTSVYVDNQDNALRFYTDVLGFAVKADFSNGPFRWLTVISPDEPEGAELQLALNDNPAAKAYQQAIFKQGQPALMLFTDDVKGDYERIKGRGGAFAMAPTEVTGSTIAQLNDSCGNLIQITQLARW; this is encoded by the coding sequence ATGAAGATCAAGCTGACCAGCGTCTATGTGGACAACCAGGACAACGCACTGCGCTTCTACACCGACGTGCTGGGCTTTGCCGTGAAGGCCGACTTCAGCAATGGGCCTTTTCGTTGGCTGACCGTCATCTCACCCGATGAGCCCGAGGGAGCCGAGCTACAGCTGGCGCTCAACGACAACCCGGCCGCCAAGGCCTACCAGCAGGCCATCTTCAAGCAGGGGCAGCCCGCGCTCATGCTGTTCACCGACGACGTCAAGGGTGATTACGAGCGCATCAAGGGACGCGGCGGTGCGTTCGCCATGGCGCCGACAGAAGTGACCGGCTCGACTATCGCCCAGCTCAACGACAGCTGCGGCAATCTCATCCAGATCACCCAACTGGCGCGTTGGTAG
- a CDS encoding SRPBCC domain-containing protein — MSNPELRTVVVEREISWPAEKIWRALTQPHLIEEWLMKNDFKPVVGHSFNLRGDWGGVLDCEVLAIEQNRTLSYSWDFAHEDAAYNLTSVVTFTLTPTSSGTHLRVEQSGFHPSQKQAYGGARAGWQQFLTKLEQVLAKPD, encoded by the coding sequence GTGAGCAATCCCGAGCTGCGCACCGTCGTCGTCGAACGTGAAATATCCTGGCCGGCGGAGAAGATCTGGCGCGCGTTGACGCAGCCGCATCTGATTGAGGAATGGCTCATGAAGAACGATTTCAAGCCTGTCGTCGGCCACAGCTTCAATCTTCGCGGCGACTGGGGCGGCGTGCTCGACTGCGAGGTGCTGGCCATCGAGCAAAACAGGACGCTGTCCTACAGCTGGGATTTTGCGCATGAGGATGCCGCCTACAATCTGACGAGCGTGGTGACGTTCACGCTCACACCCACGAGCTCGGGAACCCATCTGCGCGTCGAGCAGTCGGGCTTCCATCCGAGCCAGAAGCAGGCCTATGGCGGCGCCAGGGCCGGGTGGCAGCAATTCCTCACCAAGCTGGAGCAGGTCCTGGCGAAGCCGGATTGA
- a CDS encoding metalloregulator ArsR/SmtB family transcription factor — protein sequence MPDAHDTLFRTLADPTRRAIFERLCRQGEQTVGALTAQSGVSQPAVSKHLGVLKLAGLVRDRHAGRQTHYSAQPAALGPLTDWTVQMTGFWESRFDDLESLLKRMDQ from the coding sequence ATGCCGGACGCCCACGATACTTTGTTCAGAACGCTTGCCGACCCGACCCGGCGGGCCATCTTCGAGCGCTTGTGCCGCCAAGGTGAGCAGACCGTGGGGGCGCTGACGGCGCAGTCCGGGGTCTCGCAACCGGCGGTGTCGAAGCATCTCGGCGTCCTGAAGCTGGCCGGCCTGGTGCGTGACCGCCACGCCGGACGCCAGACCCACTACAGCGCCCAGCCCGCGGCACTTGGCCCGCTGACCGACTGGACAGTTCAAATGACTGGATTCTGGGAGAGCCGCTTCGATGATCTCGAGAGCCTGCTGAAAAGGATGGACCAGTGA
- the thrC gene encoding threonine synthase — MRYVSTRGDAPVLGFADAVLAGLARDGGLYVPQTWPQFSAAEIRAMRGLPYADLAIRVLTPFLGGEIAAPVFERLVREAYATFRHQAVCPLVQTGANTFILELFHGPTLAFKDVAMQLLARLMDHVLTERGQRATIVGATSGDTGGAAIDAFAGRDRTDIFVMFPHGRVSPVQQRQMTTSTATNVQALAIEGNFDDCQGLLKDMFNDHGFRDRVSLSGVNSINWARIMAQIVYYFSSALSLGAPDRPVSFTVPTGNFGDIFAGYAAKKMGLPIERLIVATNDNDILARTFATGEYRTKGVFATTSPSMDIQVSSNFERLLFEACDRNAETVRRYMAGLKQSGAFTIETAEIDRMRSEFDAGRADMDEVAATIRSTLESSNYLLDPHTAAAVHVAAGKADGAVPMVVLGTAHPAKFPAAVEAACGVSPALPAWLGSLMSADEKYTVLPSDLKMVEDYVSRHSRAAR; from the coding sequence ATGCGCTATGTGAGTACCCGCGGGGATGCACCCGTGCTTGGATTTGCCGACGCGGTGCTGGCGGGGCTGGCCCGCGACGGCGGGCTTTATGTGCCGCAGACATGGCCGCAGTTTTCGGCAGCCGAGATCCGCGCCATGCGCGGCCTGCCCTATGCGGACCTCGCCATCCGCGTGCTGACGCCGTTCCTCGGCGGCGAGATCGCCGCACCCGTCTTCGAGCGCCTGGTGCGAGAAGCCTATGCCACCTTCCGCCACCAGGCCGTCTGCCCGCTGGTGCAGACCGGCGCCAACACGTTCATCCTTGAACTCTTCCACGGTCCGACGCTGGCCTTCAAGGACGTTGCCATGCAGCTGCTTGCCCGGCTGATGGACCATGTACTGACTGAGCGCGGCCAGCGCGCAACCATCGTCGGCGCGACCTCGGGTGACACCGGCGGCGCCGCCATCGATGCCTTCGCCGGCCGCGACCGAACTGACATTTTCGTGATGTTTCCGCATGGCCGCGTCTCGCCGGTGCAGCAGCGGCAGATGACGACATCGACGGCCACCAACGTCCAGGCGCTGGCCATCGAAGGCAATTTCGACGATTGCCAGGGCCTGCTGAAGGATATGTTCAACGATCATGGTTTTCGTGATCGCGTGTCGCTGTCGGGCGTCAATTCGATCAACTGGGCCCGCATCATGGCCCAGATCGTCTATTATTTTTCCTCGGCGCTTTCGCTCGGCGCGCCGGACAGGCCGGTCTCCTTTACCGTGCCGACCGGCAATTTCGGCGATATTTTCGCCGGTTACGCCGCCAAGAAGATGGGCCTGCCGATCGAGCGGCTGATCGTCGCCACCAACGACAACGACATATTGGCGCGCACTTTCGCGACCGGTGAATACCGCACCAAGGGTGTGTTTGCGACGACGTCGCCATCGATGGACATCCAGGTATCGTCGAACTTCGAGCGACTGCTGTTCGAGGCCTGCGACCGTAACGCAGAGACGGTGCGGCGTTACATGGCCGGCCTCAAGCAATCCGGCGCCTTCACCATCGAAACCGCAGAAATCGACCGGATGCGGTCCGAATTCGACGCCGGACGCGCTGATATGGACGAGGTTGCCGCCACCATCCGTTCAACGCTCGAATCCAGCAATTATCTGCTCGATCCGCACACGGCCGCGGCCGTGCATGTCGCCGCCGGCAAGGCTGACGGTGCAGTGCCGATGGTGGTGCTGGGCACGGCGCACCCGGCCAAGTTCCCGGCCGCGGTCGAAGCCGCCTGCGGCGTGTCGCCGGCCCTGCCCGCATGGCTGGGGTCCTTGATGTCAGCCGACGAAAAGTACACGGTACTTCCATCCGACCTGAAAATGGTGGAAGATTACGTGAGCCGCCACTCAAGGGCAGCGCGTTAG
- a CDS encoding pitrilysin family protein, whose product MGVEVSRLSNGLTVATETLPSLESVALGAWVKSGARNERDDEHGMAHLLEHMAFKGTKRRTAFEIASEIEDVGGEINAATSVETTSYYARVLSDDVPLAVDILADILQESEFDPEELEREQHVILQEIGAAHDTPDDIVFDRFTETAFRHQTIGRSILGTPETVKSFTSKQLHDFIERQYGAEKMVIVAAGDIKHDNFVREVEKQLGGFRSKSDSTMPQYAQYVGGDFREDRDLMDAQIVLGFEGRAYHVRDFYASQVLSMILGGGMSSRLFQEVREKRGLCYSVYAFHWGFSDTGIFGVHAATGQSDIAELVPVIIDELQKAGENILQEELDRARAQYRAGLIMSAESPASRASQIARQLLLFGRPIAKEELMERLSALTVERLTDLSSRLFSTKPTLTAVGPVGTLAPYEAILDSLAGTHTTARKLAV is encoded by the coding sequence ATGGGTGTTGAGGTAAGCCGTCTGTCGAACGGCCTGACAGTCGCCACCGAAACCCTTCCAAGCCTCGAATCCGTTGCCCTTGGCGCCTGGGTCAAGTCCGGCGCCCGCAATGAGCGTGACGACGAGCACGGAATGGCCCATCTGCTCGAGCATATGGCCTTCAAGGGTACGAAAAGGCGGACGGCCTTCGAGATCGCCTCGGAAATCGAGGATGTCGGCGGCGAGATCAATGCCGCCACATCAGTCGAGACGACGTCCTATTACGCCAGGGTGCTGTCCGACGATGTGCCGCTGGCGGTGGATATCCTTGCCGATATCCTGCAGGAGTCCGAATTCGACCCAGAGGAACTGGAGCGCGAGCAGCATGTGATCCTGCAGGAGATCGGCGCCGCGCACGACACGCCCGACGACATCGTCTTCGACCGTTTCACCGAGACCGCCTTCCGCCACCAGACGATCGGCCGCTCGATCCTCGGCACGCCGGAAACCGTCAAATCCTTCACCTCCAAACAGCTGCATGATTTCATAGAGCGCCAGTATGGCGCCGAGAAGATGGTGATCGTGGCGGCAGGCGACATTAAGCACGACAATTTCGTGCGCGAGGTCGAAAAGCAGCTCGGCGGTTTCCGCAGCAAGTCCGACAGCACGATGCCGCAATATGCGCAGTATGTCGGCGGCGATTTCCGCGAGGATCGCGACCTGATGGACGCGCAGATCGTGCTCGGCTTCGAAGGCCGAGCCTATCATGTGCGCGATTTCTACGCTTCGCAGGTGCTGTCGATGATCCTCGGCGGCGGCATGTCGTCCCGGCTGTTCCAGGAGGTCCGCGAAAAGCGTGGCCTGTGCTATTCGGTCTATGCCTTCCACTGGGGTTTTTCCGATACCGGCATCTTCGGCGTTCATGCCGCGACCGGGCAGAGCGACATTGCCGAACTGGTGCCGGTCATTATCGACGAGCTGCAGAAGGCCGGCGAGAATATCCTTCAGGAAGAGCTCGACCGCGCCCGCGCGCAATACCGCGCCGGCCTGATCATGTCGGCTGAAAGCCCGGCCAGCCGCGCCTCGCAGATCGCCAGGCAGCTGCTTCTGTTCGGCCGGCCGATCGCCAAGGAGGAGTTGATGGAACGGCTGTCGGCGCTGACCGTCGAGCGGCTGACCGACCTTTCGTCCCGGCTGTTTTCGACCAAGCCGACGCTGACTGCGGTTGGACCGGTGGGTACGCTCGCGCCCTATGAGGCGATTCTCGATTCGCTTGCGGGCACGCACACCACGGCCCGCAAGCTCGCCGTCTAA
- a CDS encoding GNAT family protein, protein MFALPFFRRDLPALKGDRVMLRVPYTNDYREWSAVRGESRAFLEPWEPRWTPDELDRTAWRLRIGRYREDYAQGTAIAFFIFEKASGKLAGGITLGNIRHGVSQSGHVGYWIGERFGGRGLMTDAVKVVCRFAFDTLRLHRIEAACIPDNVRSIRVLEKAGFRREGLLRSYLRINGIWQDHYLYARIADDPPGAGTKD, encoded by the coding sequence GTGTTCGCGCTCCCTTTCTTTCGCCGTGACCTGCCGGCACTGAAAGGCGACCGGGTCATGCTGCGCGTGCCCTACACCAACGACTATCGCGAATGGTCGGCGGTGCGCGGCGAAAGCCGTGCCTTCCTCGAACCGTGGGAGCCGCGCTGGACGCCCGATGAACTCGACCGCACCGCCTGGCGGCTGCGCATCGGCCGCTACCGCGAAGACTATGCGCAGGGAACCGCCATCGCCTTCTTCATCTTCGAGAAGGCGAGCGGCAAGCTTGCAGGCGGCATTACGCTCGGCAATATCCGCCACGGCGTCTCGCAAAGCGGCCATGTCGGCTACTGGATCGGGGAGCGGTTCGGCGGCCGCGGCCTGATGACCGACGCGGTCAAGGTGGTCTGCCGCTTCGCCTTCGATACGCTGAGGTTGCACCGGATCGAAGCTGCCTGTATTCCCGACAATGTCCGGTCGATCCGCGTGCTTGAAAAAGCCGGATTCCGGCGCGAAGGACTTCTGCGATCCTACCTCAGGATCAACGGCATCTGGCAGGACCACTACCTCTACGCCCGGATCGCGGACGATCCGCCGGGCGCTGGAACGAAGGACTGA